ATCGAACGTTGTTGGGCTCGATGGTGCTTGGGTTATCTGAGTATTCATCCTTCCCCGTTCACCAAGTTCATGATGGGCCCGGCCCCACGGACTCGTTGGATCATGCCACGTGTTATGGGTGGAAAATAGGGATAAcagataataatatataatcttaattttttactaattatattaatacaaattcaaatattataaaatatcactataataatatttaatacaaaattagatatttaataattatattaatataaatttaaatattataaaatttcattattataataatactggATACAATCAACGTGCAATGTACGTTTGattggttttatttatagaatttattaattatttttattaaatttgtatcattgtcatataaatttaaaataataaacaatattatatgacataaacatattaaatgaaaaattaaaccaaaacattgtctatgattttaaaaaaatatatataatatgataacttttttaaaatgataatttttttaataaaaattaagtatatgtattatattattattataatgatattttataatatttaaatatatagtattatattaaatattattatcataatagtattttataatatttgaattcatattaatataattagtaaaaaattaagattgtatattattatcataataatattttataacatttaaatttatatcaatataattattaaatatctaactttgtattatatattattataataatgatattttataacatttgaatttgaatttatattataatatttggatTTATATTAATACAATTCATACATAGctacttttaattaattttaaaggcatattccattaaatatttagaatattccattaaagttaacgaaacaaaccgttaaaaccaataatttctgttatctacacactttttacatagaagagatataatacataattctaatttttattaaaaaatttattatttatatttataaggaaagcatttttttattagttaatgtaacttaaataaatatatattcatattaaataacaacaaacattataaatacattatatataagtatcATGTATGTACAGATAGTATGACTgtgtaattatataaaaaattagaataacatttatcatttgtcaagaataaacaagtttcttctcctatctaaattatatatatatatggaataaTTCTATGTTTGATACCTAAAAAGGTATGCATCAGTGCATACCTTTTGTGTTTTTCGAGTCTCTCAAAAATACGCAAGAAAAGTATTTCAAATTGTTGATTTATCGCCAGAGATAACTTAGAACCAATAGTTCATTATCTAATAGATTTTTCAGTTCTAATACTTCATTTGAGAGTTGTCAGTATTTATCAAAGTTGTTCCTATCTAACGAAACGCTATTGGATCAAATGACAAAGACATTGTTGAGAAAAATATGGCTTTTCCCATATGAAATGGTTGTTGCTATCTGCTACAATAACGAATCATTGGTTTAAAtgaataactaaataaaatagaTAGACATTTCTCTTCGTCTCAAGTCGACGAATCTTCTCAATTGAAAGATCCCCTGTGTGGATAATACACATTCCAGTTGACTGACTAATTCTAATTGTGAACAATTTTttgcgcgatttttttatgaccatatatattgtcgttatttagagtatcctgcaaattttcaggaaattctgaataatttacagtgccgaaaactaggttcaaacatgttgttttccactcacataaaaaaaattagtcatgcgtgcaacaaccTGTTTGAATCTTGTTTTCAACACTacaaattattcgaaatttcctaGAAATTTGTAggtgcactactacaaaaaatgcttTTTAGAGCTCGCTTTGCGagccctctatttgagagccttaaaaattgAGGTTTTTTAGGGCTCGCAGAATGTTTTTAAGGATCGCATTGTGAGTcctgaaaagttttatttttaatttaaaaaaattaatttgtgggttttgaagcccaaagcacGGTGGTGGTAGCCGCTTGAGACCCACGGCGAAGCTCAGGCGACGGCGCCACCATTCAAAGGTGGTGGTTTGGAAAACAAACTAGTGGGTTTTAAAGCCCAAGCCAAGGGAAATGTTGTTGGTGGCAGTGATTTAGTTTGAAATGGCTCGGAAAAGCTCGGATCTACGCTTGAAGGTTTGGAAATGACAATGGATTCTGAGGAACATGGACTTCCAACTCCAGTGACCATTGAGTCTGattctttagtgggttttgaagcccaagaagcaaggagtatggtggtggtggtggttcaacTCGTGATGGCTCGAGGTGGTCGGAAAGTGCTCGaaaagtttgggagaaacccaAAATCACAAAACTTTGAGTGCGACATTGAAGGCCTTAGGTCGCGTGTGAGAGGCTGGTCTTCGGGGGTTGTGGGTTTCGAGGGACGATGCATCGAATGGGCTGGCACGTGGCGGTGGCCGGCGACGGGAGGGCGGCTGTTCGGCCCTGGCAGAGACGACGTAGGGAAAGAGAGAGGGGGAACTTCGGGAGAGAGAGAGGGATTCGAGGAAAGAGAGAAAAAGGGGCTgagtgattttttttgttttttatttatttattaataaaactttaatttattttttttctttttttatttataatatataataaaacatttgttaaaaaaattattcaaacttttatgacacacataagtttttagggctcgcattgcgtgtcttaaaagaaattctttaaggactctcgaTGAGTGTCCTAATAAGTCCAAGAAGTTTTGttgaaaaaaatcaaacttttaggacacacataagttttagAGCTCGCACTGCGtctcctaaaagaaattctttaaagaCTTTCAacgagtgtcctaaaaagtccataaCTTGTTTTTAtggctcgcatctaggtgagtgccctaaaaaagtgtcataAAAGTCTATTTTTATAGTAGtgatgctctaaataattacaataaacacggtcataaaaaaaaatcgcgtcgaaaactattcacgagccAGAAACACATAAAGTTTGTACCATAGAAGTAtcctatatataatattgtttatttatttaaaatttatatgacaatcataaaaacttagtaagtatatttaattaaataaatgtgcaTTGTATATTACTTGTGCCTAATGAGTACTTGAAAGTAAATTTTAGATAGATGAGATTGAATCAtagtaattaatttataaaaatattggtACTGATATTGTATTAGAGATGCTTCTATTGACTATTTATAAACCccttattatttaaatttataaccATTGAGCACGGGAACATTTGTTGAAGCCTATTGGAGAACATATTAGCCTATTATAATGAAGACcatttcaaaattggataaaagaTATCAAGTAAGAGTGGCCATCTTCTCCACGTTGAAGAGTGGAATAATATTAGTTGGACTATGTTTGGAATAAGATAAAATAGTGTTACTCATCACATTCActttcaaataaaataaaatcaatctCAGAAAGTCAAATCAAATGAATTACTTTATATATATGCTTTCATCCAAATAAGATATCAATACCTGAAATCCAAAGCTAGCTCCTTAAAAACACAAGCTTACAAATTATACTAGCATAAAattgcaattaattaattacaaaccaaTAATAAAAGAATTAACAGAAAAATACGAAGTAGAAGAGGAACTTAATTAGAAATCTTCATTGCTCTTAATTGAGTCAAATCACACTTCTCTTCCAATCTTCCAATTCATGAGCTCTTTCACTTCTTGAGTAGATAGAAAAATTTCATTTTATTTAGAAATTGTTCAATCAATACTTAAATCATTAAAACCGTATCTAAAATATATAACGAAATTTGTCAAAGAAAAAACAAAATCCAACTAAATCTTTATGccatctaatttttttatttgcttAGGAATGAATCCTTCTACTATCCACGGCCATATCTTCATGACAAAAATTAAGACTTAATCACTCCCAACGTAGTTGCTTGTAATGAAAAAGAGTGCCTAAGGTCACCAATATGAAGACTGTGCTCTCCCATTGGGATTCTTCGAATCCCAGACCTATCCACCACACTCAAGTAGTTGCAAACATGGATACTGAACCTTACTCGATGAGTCGACCCGGCTGCGACCCGAACCTTCTCAAAGGCCACCAACTGTTTGTGTGGAGCCCAGTTGCCGCGCCCGCCCGGCGGGGATGAGAAGATCAAAAGTGTGTGTGACCCATCTCTGGAGCCAATATTTTTAACATCGACATGAACCCTAAGAGAGAGATTGTTGCATCTGGTGTGGGTGACCCGAATGGCCTTGTTCAAAACGGTGGCGTTTTGGGCTTTGTGGTGGCCGTCGACTGGGACGGAGAACGTAGCGGGTGCACTGGCTATGAAGTGTTGGAACTTGGTGTAGCTGAGGCCGTAGCCGAATGGGTATACGACTGGTCCTTTGTAGAATCGGTATGTTCTTCCTGGGTAGTTCTTTGATGGGGTTGATCTCATGTCCATGGTCGTCATTGGCAAGTTTGTCAAGTATTCTTGGGGATACCATGTCATTGGAAGATTTCCACCTATGTACAAATAAAAGATTTTTATGTTACCACCTACAAATTTCGAATCAAATTCCTTTAAGAAGGTTTTGTCTAGCGAAGAAGAAAGCTAACCTGGATTACTCTTTCCAAACAAGACATCAGCAATGGCTGCTCCACCGGCTTGACCCGGATAGCCAGCCCATACAATGGCACCGATCCGGCGGTCGTTTTTAGCGAACGACACATCAATTGGGCCACCAGACATCAGAACTAATATAATTGGGCCTTTGGCAGCAGCAGCTACTTTAGTTACCAGCTCTTGTTGGTGCccaggaagaagtagcccggcccGGTCTTTGAACTCAGCTTCGATGGACTGGTCAAGGCCCATAATCAAAACTGTTGCATCGGCCTGACGGGCTGCTTTGATGGCTGCATTGAATGACTTGTCTCCAGTGCAGGCCACGTCGGAACAACCCTTCTGGTGAATTGTTTTTGTGTATTTTTCGATTCCTTGGAGTGGAGTTGTGTATCCACATGCCACACCTGTATAGGCCCCAACAAACGATAAAATGGGTTTTAGGAGAAGGCCCAAGACTAATATTGAGTGAAATTTACATCCTATAAATTATCTTGTCATCTTTCGAGAAATAAGAGATTTCCTTTTGTTTATGCTTTTAATTATGGTTTTTTTTTCACTTTAaacataagatattttttttccacataaaataataatttacaaCTTTGTTAAGTTAGTAAAAAATCGTATTGGATGCAAATTCTCAATGATCTTACCGGCATAGTTGCCTATCATGGTGACGTTTGCATCGGAATTAGGCCCAATAACAGCGACAGTGCGGTGGCGAAGAGCTGACAGCGGAAGCGAAGGACCTTGGTTCTTGAGAAGCACAATCCCTTGAACGGCTGCTTCATGGGCTAGCTCTTGATGGGCTGAAGTGCATACATTGTTTGGGCCCAATTTTCCATATGGGTGGGCAGAGGGCTCTCCATCAAACATTCCTAGTCTCATTTGGACAGTGAGGGTATTAGTCAATGCATTGCTCACATCAGCTTCGCTCAACAGCCCTTTCTTCACCGCATTTTCCGAGTGAACCGCCAAAAAAGGCCCACAATCCAAATCCAAACCTAAGTCACCACTCACCAATACAAAAccaccattattattattattatcatgctTTGGATATGCATAGAACTACGCTACACTATTTGTCCTACTAGCACATAGTCCTTTTCGAATAAAAGTACAATATTTCATTTTCAATAGATTCTTATCTTATATTGATAGTTTTCATTTTTCCCAATCATCTACAAGGGTCTGAGTTCATTCAATCTTAGGGACCCTAGAAATTTTACACTATTCTTTTTGGTTTCTTTCGACAGGTAATTTTTTGGGCCTTTACTATAATCATTATTATTACTCACAAGCCTATAGTGATTACCTGCTTTAATGGCATCAGCAGCCGCTTCTTCGGGTGTGGAGGTGTAATGTTGAGTATCATAGAAAACACCAACCGAGTCACAATCCGAGACAATATACctgtaatatataattatatatatatatattatacaatcAGTAAAAAATGCATATAATGATAATGTGGTTGATACATACATGGGCAAAGCAAGAAGGGTTTACCCATCAAGACCCCACTGGGTGCGCACAGTGTTTTTAAGGAGATTAGGGTCGGCGCAGGTAGGGACACCATTGACCTGATTGTAGGAGCACATCACACTAGCCACTCCACCTTCCTTTATACACATTCTAAACGGCACGTCGAATGTGTCCACTATATCTTGCTTGCTAACCTGCGCACCACACCCATTTGTCACGTGACATGCATCattacgtatatatatatatacaaatgaaattaatatataatattatgttGGTTTATTCTAATAATATTAAAGCAGACGATGAATTAATGGTGATATGGGCAGTGGTACTGTCTAATGTTGTCCTTTGcctttttttgtttggataaggCATTTTAGCCAACACAAAATCAATTTATTTAATGACCCACACCAAGTGGGGAATAATGCCATTATGACTTTagaccaaatatatatatatatatatatatatatatatcttttcactcttttttcttctttgtatgatcataattaaatatatatgtaatgGCAATGACTTTAAAAAATTCACATACACTACAAATTATAAATTATGTTCCACCAAGAGATGTCCGATCAATAGGCATATTAATTGTACGGttattaataatttatataagaaattataaataaaaattcaaCTTGGAAATTTTGTTTTTCCATAACCACATTCCTAGCTAGTCTAAGGTGTACAATATAATTAGGCATGATACATgtatgttaatattaattatagtTGAAATTAGTACAATggaatatataattattttgaatACTTAATTTTATTGGATAAACACTCGTTTAGTAACTGCATGTGTTTTatccaaaaataaaaatttcacttaattatttataatttcataTTACAGTCAACATTATTGAAACCATTGCATCACATAGGCTACCaaatgatttttaaattaaacaaTTGAATAAATATTGGttatgtttggtaaaatttttaaaaatagaaatattgtttttgtttatttatttttaaaaaataaaaacatgtttggtaactatttttgttttttatttttaaaaacaaaaaataataaatatttttgataacttttttttttgtttaacaatataaaatgagatgttaatttaaataagaaaaaaaaaactttttaaaaaaaatttggaagtaaaaaaaaattatagttttaaaatttaataaattttaattaaaatttttaaaattaataaataaaaataaaattatccaacactttggttgtgtttggta
The genomic region above belongs to Humulus lupulus chromosome 1, drHumLupu1.1, whole genome shotgun sequence and contains:
- the LOC133789863 gene encoding probable beta-D-xylosidase 2, which produces MASYSQAFIFVSLIVLGIYSRSSSAGREPFACDPKDKTTGNLAFCRVSLPVKERVKDLIGRLTLKEKVGLLVNNAAAVPRLGIKGYEWWSEALHGVSNVGPGTKFGGAFPAATSFPQVITTAASFNYTLWEAIGQVVSDEARAMYNEGAAGLTYWSPNVNILRDPRWGRAQETPGEDPVVVGKYAASYVKGLQGNDGDRLKVAACCKHFTAYDLDNWNGVDRFHFNAKVSKQDIVDTFDVPFRMCIKEGGVASVMCSYNQVNGVPTCADPNLLKNTVRTQWGLDGYIVSDCDSVGVFYDTQHYTSTPEEAAADAIKAGLDLDCGPFLAVHSENAVKKGLLSEADVSNALTNTLTVQMRLGMFDGEPSAHPYGKLGPNNVCTSAHQELAHEAAVQGIVLLKNQGPSLPLSALRHRTVAVIGPNSDANVTMIGNYAGVACGYTTPLQGIEKYTKTIHQKGCSDVACTGDKSFNAAIKAARQADATVLIMGLDQSIEAEFKDRAGLLLPGHQQELVTKVAAAAKGPIILVLMSGGPIDVSFAKNDRRIGAIVWAGYPGQAGGAAIADVLFGKSNPGGNLPMTWYPQEYLTNLPMTTMDMRSTPSKNYPGRTYRFYKGPVVYPFGYGLSYTKFQHFIASAPATFSVPVDGHHKAQNATVLNKAIRVTHTRCNNLSLRVHVDVKNIGSRDGSHTLLIFSSPPGGRGNWAPHKQLVAFEKVRVAAGSTHRVRFSIHVCNYLSVVDRSGIRRIPMGEHSLHIGDLRHSFSLQATTLGVIKS